In Anthocerotibacter panamensis C109, the sequence AACGGGGGTAATGCTTGCCAAGGTGGTGGGAGTGGCGGGGTCAGTACCGGTCAACCTTCTGGTCTATTCACCACTACTCTGACCTTCTTAGGGACAGTGAACACTATCGACCTGTCAAACTTTGGGGTGCGCTACCAGAGTATTTCTGGCACCAGTCTCGGTAACAGTGGGACAGGAGTCGGCACCCCAGTCCCCCCAAATCCCGTTCCTGCACCGCCGGTGGCGGTTGGTCTGTGGGGCATTGCAGCGCTGGCTGCTGGGGCTAAAGCCAAAAAGCTCCTTCCAGCGCGTAAACCTTGATCCATCAAGGATTGGGCTTAGTCTTGGTGCTGTCGGGAATCGAGTAGGTGGCGCGGACTTGTTTGCCACTGCTGGGAGCGGCGATGAAACGGCTCTCATCAATAGCGTAGGTGACCGACTCAGCCTGGACGGTATTGACGCCTTGGTGGAGGATGGAGACCCCGCCCTGCATGACGATGGTGCGGTCTTTGTTGTTGAAGGTCGCTTTTTGTGCCGTCGCCACGATTTGGCGAGCAGGAAACTCAAAGCGGATGTTGCCGGTGGCGGTGACTGTGCCCAAAGCGGTGTTGGCTTCCTGGAGGTCGGAGCGGATGGAAGCTGTATCCTGCGACCCTGCCGTAAAATTATAAGTGCCGGTGACTTGCTGACCTTCCAGGGGTTCCGCTTTGATCCGATTTTCGTTGAGGAAATAGGTGATTTTTGCAGCTTGGAGTTGGTCGCGCCCCCACTGTTCGATGGTCACCTCGCCGATCAAGGTGATGGTGCCTTTACGTCCATCATAGATAGCCTGTTTAGCGCGGGCGGTGAGTTGGCGGGCACTATATTCCACCCGGACATTGCCTCGCGCCACGACGACATCCGTGATGGAATTAGCTTCCTGGATATCGGAGTTAATCGTCAGGCTGGAGTTTTGGGCGAGAACCGGAACGCCCCATAGCCCTTCTAATAGCAGGAGGACAGCCAGAATTTTGTGGGTGGCACGGGGCATGGAGGCAGCCAGGGGTAGCAGTGGACCTTTTGAATCTAGCAGAAAATGCAAGGAGCGCTCCCGCCAATCTTTAGGGACCCGCCAGGACTAGTGGCGCACTCAGGCCATTGCCCAATAGGCGGTCTCTCTGCCACTATAGGAAGATGCGTTGTCCCTTCTGCCACAATTCTGACAGCCGGGTCCTTGAGTCCCGCCCCGCCGCCGACAGCCCCAACGTCCGTCGCCGCCGGGAGTGCATAAGCTGCAAAAAACGGTGGACGACTCAAGAACGCTTCGAGGTGATTGACCTGACTGTGCTCAAGCGCAACCACCACCGCGAACCCTTTGACCGGTTCAAAATCTTACGCGGGCTGACCCTGGCTTGTCAGAAGACGGGGGTGACCCGCGCGCAGATCGAGCGGCTGGTGGATGAAATCGAGACCGAATTGCATGAACGGGCGCGTGGGGAAGTTTCGGTCCAGTTTATCGGCGAATTGGTCCTAGCCCACCTAAAACAACTCAACGAAGTTGCCTATATCCGCTACGCTTCGGTTTACCATCGTTTTCGCAATGCGGATGATTTTATTGCCGATCTGATCGGTAAGCCCCGCGACCAGCCCTGACCTACTCCTACACTATGGCCGTTCTCCCTCGCGTCCAGAGCTTTTTACGTCACACCTCATCCTGGCTGAGATTGGCGGGCTTTTTAGGAATCTTGGTCGTGCTGTGGCTGCCGCAGGTTGTGCTGATCCTCCTGGTGACGGGCTGGCGCTGGGGCACGGAATTCTCCAACTATCAAAACTTACTGGGTGCGGTTGCCCTCTACCTCAGTCTCATCGGGCTGCTAAACGTCTTCTCGCGCTGGGTTGACGGCAAACCCTTTAGCCAATACGGTCTGCGGGCGGATGCTCGGGATATCGGTGGGATGCTCTTGGGGATAGGGGTTGGCGTATCCGGTTTGGCGCTCCTCTTTACGGTCGAGTATGGGCTGGGTTGGTTGGTGTTTGATGGGCAGGGAGTCGGGACACCCGCTTGGCCTCTGACTGTGCTCAGTGGTTTTGGGGTGGGCTTGGGCGTGGCGCTCATTGAGGAGTTGCTCTTTCGGGGGTTCTTGGTCAATCTGTGGGCCAAGGACTACGGTTGGGGCTGGGCAGTAGCCTTGAGCGCGTCGATCTTTGCCATGGCTCATTTCCTGAAGTCCTGGGAGGCTATTCTTGCCAGTTGGCCGCAGTTCCCCGGTCTGCTGCTCATGGGTCTGATCTTGGGTATGGCACGGCTCAGAATGGGGGACCGTCTGGGGCTGGGCATTGGGCTCCATTGGGGCTGGGTCTGGAGCATCACGGTCGTCAACACGGCGGGGCTGGTGGTCTACACCCAGCGCATTGACCCGCTCTGGACCGGGATTGGCAACAATCCCCTCGCCAGTATCCTGGGTTTGTCTTTTTTAGCAGTGACCGGGAGCGTGGTTTGGGGGCTCACAGGGGTACTCAATCCCGATAAGACGCGCTAGTACAAGCAGCTAAGCGCTTCACAACTTTTTCAAATTTGCTCAGGGTCTAACCCGAGTTCTCTGAGTTTAGCCGCTAGACGCTCTGCCCGTTGTTCAGAACGTTCAGCCCGCTGCGCTAACTCCACCGGACTTAAAAATTTCTCATCATCAGGTCGATAAAGCTCTAAAGTATCTGAGGTCACAACAAATCGGATACCCAGGCGGGGACTCACCCAACCTTCTATCTCCTCAATGATTTCTAGGCTATTCTCTACTCTTAGCCAACCGCTGAAATCATTTTTCTCGGGGTCATATAAGTAATATTCTTCAACGCCATAGCGATTGTAAAAAGTGAGTTTCTTTGCCATTTCTTTAAGCGTATTACTCGGTGAGAGAATTTCAAACACCACCTGGGGCGGGATATTCTCTTCTTGCCATTGTTGATAACTGCCGCGCTTGCCCTTGGGCCGACCAAACACCTGGAGAGAGCAGAACCATAGCGCAAGCTCTAGGCGTGTTTCCAATTGTAGGTCTTAGCTTTATGGGTTGTTACTATAGTTTTCAGTTGAATAGGCCCCTACTTATGAGTCGCCATGCCTGGAAGCCACAATCTATCTCTATCACTAAGAATAGCTACCCTCTCACATCTGCGCTACAGTCTACTTATGTACCGCTGTCCCGCCTGTTGGCAAGACTTTCTCACGCGCTTCGAGCCCTGTCCCGGCTGTAGCGCAGTGCAGGCGCAGCGCACCCGCGCCCAAAGAGCGAAAGAGCGTCGCCATGCCTATGACCCGGTAGGCCAGATCCACCGTTCCGAGTTCTGGGCGATTTGGCGGCTTTACCCCCACTGTCCTTGCTGCGGGAGTGGCTGGGGAGCCCGAGAACACATCAGCCTCGACCACATTGTCCCGCTTGCTCAGGGTGGTCCTAACATCGGCGAGAATGTCCAGCCCCTCTGTCAGCGCTGCAACCTCTGGAAGAGCGACCACATCATCTATTTCGACCGCGCCTTCACTGGGCAACCGGCAGCCATCCCCGGAGTCCTTTGGTCTTATCTGCCCGCTAAACCTGCCCCAGCGGAAGGCCAAATCAGTTTGCTGACGCTGACCCCTGTCGTAGATCTACGCTTCCCGGCAGGTACCCCCCGCCAATTTGAGCAAGCAACCTTGGAACTGACGAGGCAGGCGCAGTTGCGTACCCTGGTCTAGATGCAGCCGTTCTTTTTATGACGCATCCGGTCAGCCTTCCGAGCGAGCCTGCTCGATCAAGAAATTCCGCACCTGTTCATCCTCGCTCAGTCCAATCGCACGGGTATACGCGCCCTGCGCCTCTTTTTGTCGGCCTAGTTTGTTCAGTAAGTGAGCACGGACAGCCCAGTAGGGTTGATAGGCAAGGACTGA encodes:
- a CDS encoding LptA/OstA family protein, with amino-acid sequence MPRATHKILAVLLLLEGLWGVPVLAQNSSLTINSDIQEANSITDVVVARGNVRVEYSARQLTARAKQAIYDGRKGTITLIGEVTIEQWGRDQLQAAKITYFLNENRIKAEPLEGQQVTGTYNFTAGSQDTASIRSDLQEANTALGTVTATGNIRFEFPARQIVATAQKATFNNKDRTIVMQGGVSILHQGVNTVQAESVTYAIDESRFIAAPSSGKQVRATYSIPDSTKTKPNP
- the nrdR gene encoding transcriptional regulator NrdR, producing MRCPFCHNSDSRVLESRPAADSPNVRRRRECISCKKRWTTQERFEVIDLTVLKRNHHREPFDRFKILRGLTLACQKTGVTRAQIERLVDEIETELHERARGEVSVQFIGELVLAHLKQLNEVAYIRYASVYHRFRNADDFIADLIGKPRDQP
- a CDS encoding CPBP family intramembrane glutamic endopeptidase, which produces MAVLPRVQSFLRHTSSWLRLAGFLGILVVLWLPQVVLILLVTGWRWGTEFSNYQNLLGAVALYLSLIGLLNVFSRWVDGKPFSQYGLRADARDIGGMLLGIGVGVSGLALLFTVEYGLGWLVFDGQGVGTPAWPLTVLSGFGVGLGVALIEELLFRGFLVNLWAKDYGWGWAVALSASIFAMAHFLKSWEAILASWPQFPGLLLMGLILGMARLRMGDRLGLGIGLHWGWVWSITVVNTAGLVVYTQRIDPLWTGIGNNPLASILGLSFLAVTGSVVWGLTGVLNPDKTR
- a CDS encoding HNH endonuclease signature motif containing protein, translating into MYRCPACWQDFLTRFEPCPGCSAVQAQRTRAQRAKERRHAYDPVGQIHRSEFWAIWRLYPHCPCCGSGWGAREHISLDHIVPLAQGGPNIGENVQPLCQRCNLWKSDHIIYFDRAFTGQPAAIPGVLWSYLPAKPAPAEGQISLLTLTPVVDLRFPAGTPRQFEQATLELTRQAQLRTLV